The nucleotide window TTCCTGTGGTGTGTAGGGGTGAGTAAAGATTTGATCAATGTGGTTTTCTTTCAAAAACTGCCGAACACTTTTGGCCAGGAACTGAGGGCCGTTATCATTCCTTACTTCTACATGTAATCCTTCTTGAAGCAGATTTGCCGATTGTAGATGCTCTTCGATAACAGATTGCCATGCCTGTTGTACCTGAGTCTGCTTCATCTCATATCCCACTGACCAATAGAGTACCACTCTGGTGAAGGTATCGATGATATTGAGGATATAAGCATGTCTTCGATGTTGGGTCACCCAGACCATCTTAATGTCCATTTCCAGTACCTGTAGTGGTCTTTCTGGGGTGACTATACGATAGCGAACATAAGACTTTTCAGTATCGGGTTTGATCTTCTCTTTTAGCAATTGAGCTGCTTTCATTAACCGGTATACCTTTTTATGGTTGATGGTAAAACCCTGCTGTTTAAGGTGGTAAGACATCTTTCTGTAACCATAGTTGGTATCCTCATTCGATTGTGTGGCTTTGATCTCTGCCAATACCTGCTCATCGTTTACTATTTGGCTTCCTTTCAGTGTATCATTACGCTGCTGCCGACCTCTGTTTTTATGTTCCTTTGGACGATAATAGAACTGATGTCGGGTAAGTTGTGTGATAGCTAAAGCAGTATCTCGTTTGAGCCCCTGACCCATGTATGTCATAACTATCACTTTTTTCTCGTCAAGGGGTACTTCTTTTTTAGCAGCTCATCTTTGAGCTTACCTTCTAATTCCTTCTCCGCAACCAGTTGCTTAAGCATCGCATTCTCTTTCTCCAGGCGACGAATCTCTTTGAGATGGGCTGGGGTCATTCCATGACGTAATCCTTCTTCCCCCATCGTATCATACTTCTTCCGCCAACCATAAAAAGTGGCTGGATAAAGGCTGTACTTTTCCAAGGTGCATTTCACCCCCAGACTTTTACTCTCTTCTAAGATCGAGA belongs to Pseudomonadales bacterium and includes:
- a CDS encoding transposase; amino-acid sequence: MQRRTFSKEEKLSILEESKSLGVKCTLEKYSLYPATFYGWRKKYDTMGEEGLRHGMTPAHLKEIRRLEKENAMLKQLVAEKELEGKLKDELLKKKYPLTRKK